The genome window GAGATTCACCATATCAAGTGATTCTCGCCTTTCCCTCCATTCCTCAAGGCCTGAAATTCCCATTGCATACCAGCTTGTTTCATATAGCTCAAAGGCATACCACGCATGCTTCACATGTAAAGATTCCTCGGTGAACATGTAATGCATAGGCCCACCATGAGCAACTACCGCTGTAAGTTGGTCCTTATGAGTATGTGCAAGCTTTGCAGCCCAATATCCTCCGAAAGAATTACCAACTACAGCAATGCGTGAAGAATCTAAATCAGCTCGAGCACGTATCCAATCGAATACAGGGTCAAATAATCGCTCAGAATCAGTCCCGAATTTTAAAGGAGATTCGCCTACACCAGGCATATCCATAGTTAATGCGGCTACGCCTTTTCTTAAATAACCTCCAACATCTCGCTCTTCTTTAAAACCATCAATACCCCCCATGCTTACTACTATAGGAACAACTTCATTCCCTTTAGGCCTGCGGAAATACGCGGGAATTGAATCCCCCTCCCCTTCTCGACCTTTAAACGGTATCAATATTCGTTCTAACGGTGGGTCAAAGAACTGAGAGGCTTTCAGGAAATTGTCTTTTGCCAAGCCATAGGCTTCGAGCTTTGGAGCGGAGTTTATGGTGGGAAATCGACCGATATGATAGTAGTCATATGCAGCAAGGTATTCAGACATTGCAGTGGCAGTATCGCCAATCGCCTCGGCA of Dehalococcoidia bacterium contains these proteins:
- a CDS encoding alpha/beta fold hydrolase; the encoded protein is MTDQLPLALQPRPFSEVHEILMNRARALVNPCRYVTADEVEKALSKLDSTEPAKWAKAFSDAAAPHEEKAVNAEAIGDTATAMSEYLAAYDYYHIGRFPTINSAPKLEAYGLAKDNFLKASQFFDPPLERILIPFKGREGEGDSIPAYFRRPKGNEVVPIVVSMGGIDGFKEERDVGGYLRKGVAALTMDMPGVGESPLKFGTDSERLFDPVFDWIRARADLDSSRIAVVGNSFGGYWAAKLAHTHKDQLTAVVAHGGPMHYMFTEESLHVKHAWYAFELYETSWYAMGISGLEEWRERRESLDMVNL